A genomic window from Panthera tigris isolate Pti1 chromosome B4, P.tigris_Pti1_mat1.1, whole genome shotgun sequence includes:
- the LOC102960288 gene encoding olfactory receptor 8S1-like, producing the protein MVLGNHSTITEFILLGLSADPHTQILLFVFFLEIYLLTIMGNLMIMMAIMTDSHLHTPMYFLLSHLSFLDLCLTSVTVPKMLENLLSQKKSVSIESCLTQAFFVFSIAGTEAFVLSAMAYDRYTAICYPLLYDQVMSKQLCGGLVWVSWGLGFLDALINTLMACDLDFCEAHVMPHFSCELPSLFSLSCSDISTNFAVLVCSAIIHASGTLLLVFFSYTRIISTILSITSTSGRSKAFSTCSSHLTAVSFFYGSAFLRYFMPTLSSPLELIFSIQYSVVTPLVNPLVYSLKNKEVKAALKRMLQKGLQQLREQRTGRFEG; encoded by the coding sequence ATGGTCTTAGGAAACCACAGCACCATCACAGAATTCATCCTCCTTGGGCTATCTGCTGACCCTCACACCCAAATTCtcctctttgtatttttcctggaAATTTACCTCCTGACCATCATGGGGAACCTGATGATCATGATGGCGATTATGACTGATTCCCatctccacacccccatgtacttcctCTTGAGTCACCTCTCCTTCCTGGATCTTTGTTTAACTTCAGTCACTGTGCCCAAGATGCTGGAGAATCTCCTGTCTCAGAAGAAATCAGTATCCATAGAAAGCTGCCTCACTCAGGcattttttgtgttttccatcGCAGGGACTGAAGCTTTTGTGCTCTCtgccatggcctatgaccgctacaCTGCCATCTGCTACCCCCTGCTCTATGACCAGGTGATGAGTAAACAGTTGTGTGGGGGTCTGGTATGGGTCTCATGGGGACTGGGCTTTCTGGATGCTCTCATTAACACCCTCATGGCTTGCGATTTGGACTTCTGTGAGGCTCATGTCATGCCTCACTTCAGCTGTGAACTGCCATCTCTattctctctgtcttgctctgatATCTCCACCAACTTTGCAGTCCTGGTGTGCTCTGCCATCATTCATGCCTCTGGAACCTTACTCCTGGTCTTCTTCTCTTACACCCGTATTATCTCCACCATCCTGAGCATCACCTCCACCTCAGGCAGAAGCaaggccttctccacctgctcctcccacctcacTGCAGTGAGTTTCTTCTATGGATCTGCTTTTCTTCGCTATTTCATGCCAACCTTAAGTTCCCCACTGGAGTTAATTTTTTCCATACAGTACAGTGTGGTCACTCCTCTAGTGAATCCCCTTGTCTACAGCTTGAAGAACAAGGAAGTAAAGGCAGCTCTGAAAAGAATGTTGCAAAAAGGTTTACAGCAGCTCAGAGAGCAGAGAACAGGTAGATTTGAAGGCTGA